Proteins from a single region of Leuconostoc gasicomitatum LMG 18811:
- the rlmD gene encoding 23S rRNA (uracil(1939)-C(5))-methyltransferase RlmD yields the protein MTENSPKKRAYAQKNSNSSGKKPFYGKKFDPRKSGQRQDTHFDGVDVHVDQNFPLTIKRLGINGEGIGYFKRKIVFVPGALPDEVAVVRVTEVEPKYIAARVLKIREKSPNRVKPMDEFATEVGGFELEHMTYPAQLAFKKDVLVQSLEKFQPRGWSDYDLRDTIGMENPYEYRNKAQFPVRKIGKKLSIGMYKRGSHDLVDLPVVHTQDPITMKVLRTIRELLDKLSVSIYNEDKNHGTVKTIVVRVSHTTGEVQLTFVTNTDGFPGDTALITAINQALPEVTGIFQNFNPGRTSLVWGDETIKLWGKDYIEETVMGKTFQLSPRAFMQLNYTQMAVVYKEALLALDLTHADKLVDAYAGVGTIGLSLADKVGEVRGMEIIPEAVDDANINAKINHIENAQYEVGTAEELFPKWQSEGWLADALVVDPPRTGLDTALRREILRTKPEKFVYISCNASTLARDLVDLTKAYKVDYIQSIDMFPQTARWEGVVKLTRRD from the coding sequence ATGACAGAAAATTCACCAAAAAAACGTGCCTACGCACAAAAAAACAGTAATTCAAGTGGTAAAAAGCCCTTTTACGGCAAAAAATTTGATCCACGCAAGTCAGGTCAAAGACAAGATACCCATTTCGATGGTGTGGATGTACATGTCGATCAAAACTTCCCACTAACAATCAAACGCCTAGGTATCAATGGTGAAGGAATTGGTTACTTTAAACGTAAAATTGTTTTCGTTCCCGGTGCTTTACCAGATGAAGTGGCTGTTGTTAGAGTCACTGAAGTTGAACCTAAATATATTGCGGCTCGCGTGTTAAAAATTCGTGAAAAATCACCAAACCGTGTTAAACCCATGGATGAATTTGCTACTGAAGTTGGTGGCTTTGAACTCGAGCACATGACTTATCCCGCACAATTAGCATTTAAAAAAGACGTCCTTGTACAGTCATTAGAAAAATTTCAACCACGCGGTTGGTCCGATTATGATTTGCGCGACACAATTGGCATGGAAAACCCATACGAATACCGTAACAAAGCACAATTTCCAGTTCGTAAAATAGGTAAAAAGCTCAGTATCGGTATGTACAAACGTGGTAGTCACGATCTTGTCGATTTGCCTGTTGTCCATACACAAGACCCTATTACAATGAAAGTTTTACGAACGATTCGTGAATTACTTGATAAGCTGTCAGTTTCAATCTACAATGAAGATAAAAATCATGGCACAGTTAAAACCATTGTCGTTCGTGTATCACATACAACTGGTGAAGTACAATTAACTTTTGTGACCAATACCGATGGGTTCCCTGGAGATACAGCGTTGATTACGGCTATTAATCAAGCCTTACCAGAAGTTACAGGTATTTTCCAAAATTTCAATCCTGGTCGCACAAGTCTTGTCTGGGGTGATGAAACAATCAAATTATGGGGTAAAGACTACATTGAAGAAACAGTTATGGGAAAAACTTTCCAACTCTCTCCTCGCGCCTTCATGCAACTCAATTATACACAAATGGCAGTAGTTTATAAGGAAGCACTATTAGCGCTTGACTTAACACACGCTGATAAACTAGTCGATGCCTATGCTGGTGTTGGTACAATTGGTTTAAGTTTAGCTGATAAAGTTGGCGAAGTTCGCGGTATGGAAATTATCCCTGAAGCAGTTGATGATGCTAACATTAATGCCAAAATAAACCACATTGAAAACGCTCAGTACGAAGTAGGAACAGCAGAAGAGCTATTTCCAAAATGGCAGTCAGAAGGCTGGTTAGCAGACGCATTGGTCGTCGACCCACCACGAACTGGACTAGATACTGCTTTACGTCGTGAAATTTTGCGTACAAAACCTGAAAAATTCGTTTACATCTCATGTAACGCATCAACATTGGCTCGTGATTTAGTTGATTTAACAAAAGCCTATAAAGTCGATTACATTCAAAGCATTGATATGTTCCCACAAACTGCACGTTGGGAAGGCGTTGTGAAATTAACACGCCGAGATTAA
- a CDS encoding AAA family ATPase, with the protein MANDNFLNDPFGSDMNNIFNNMMGNMNGYNSENRRYLINGQEVTPEQFAQYRQSGQLPQGQQAIINGDSTGRQGAQSQGQPQPEGILAKLGRNLTQEARDGLLDPVIGRNKEIQETAEILGRRTKNNPVLVGDAGVGKTAVVEGLAQAIVTGDVPAAIKDKEIYSIDISSLEAGTQFRGAFEENIQNLMKEVKSAGNVILFFDEIHQILGAGSTGGEDGGKGLADIIKPALSRGEISVIGATTQDEYRNTIMKNAALARRFNEVTVNAPSAKDTLQILKGIAALYETHHHVSLPEDVLKAAVDYAVQYIPQRSLPDKAIDLLDMTAAHLSAKNPVTDKVSLEKQLHDTKAKQEKAVADEDFEAALKHKNTIAELEKKIAGADEATKVVATANDVAESVERLTGIPVAQMGASDIERLKTIGDRLAGKVIGQEDAVNMVARAIRRNRAGFDEGNRPIGSFLFVGPTGVGKTELAKQLALDMFGSKDNIVRLDMSEYSDLTAVSKLIGTTAGYVGYDDNSNTLTEKVRRNPYSIVLLDEIEKANPQILTLLLQVMDDGRLTDGQGNVVNFKNTVIIATSNAGFSDKSDGELMSRLAPYFRPEFLNRFNGVIEFSTLSKDDLKQIVDLMLADVNQTLAKKELTLQVSDDVKNHLIEDGYDEAMGARPLRRVIEQQIRDQVTDFYLDNPGEKKLSADLVDGQVVISAIIQK; encoded by the coding sequence ATGGCTAATGACAATTTTTTAAATGATCCATTCGGATCAGATATGAACAATATTTTTAACAATATGATGGGTAACATGAACGGTTATAATTCTGAAAACCGGCGTTATCTTATCAATGGACAAGAAGTGACACCTGAGCAATTTGCACAATACCGTCAAAGCGGACAGTTGCCACAGGGTCAACAGGCGATAATTAATGGGGATAGTACTGGTCGACAGGGAGCTCAGTCACAAGGACAACCTCAGCCGGAAGGTATATTAGCTAAGTTGGGCCGTAATTTGACGCAAGAAGCACGTGATGGTTTGCTTGATCCAGTGATCGGGCGTAACAAGGAAATTCAAGAGACTGCAGAAATTTTGGGCCGTCGTACGAAGAATAATCCAGTGTTAGTTGGCGATGCGGGTGTTGGTAAAACAGCTGTCGTTGAAGGTCTGGCGCAAGCAATTGTGACAGGGGATGTACCTGCCGCCATCAAAGATAAAGAAATTTATTCGATTGATATCTCAAGTTTAGAGGCAGGGACACAATTCCGTGGTGCCTTTGAAGAAAATATTCAAAATTTGATGAAAGAGGTTAAGTCAGCAGGAAATGTGATCTTATTCTTTGATGAAATTCATCAAATTTTAGGTGCTGGTTCTACTGGTGGTGAAGATGGTGGCAAAGGTTTGGCTGATATTATCAAACCAGCCTTGAGTCGAGGTGAAATTTCCGTCATTGGTGCGACAACGCAAGATGAATATCGTAACACTATTATGAAAAATGCTGCTTTGGCACGCCGATTTAATGAAGTGACTGTTAATGCCCCATCTGCCAAAGATACACTGCAAATTTTAAAGGGTATTGCTGCATTGTATGAAACGCATCATCATGTTTCCTTACCAGAAGATGTGTTGAAGGCTGCTGTTGATTACGCGGTACAATATATTCCACAACGGTCATTGCCCGATAAGGCCATAGATTTGTTGGATATGACAGCAGCTCATTTGAGTGCTAAAAACCCAGTAACAGACAAAGTCAGTTTAGAAAAACAATTGCATGACACTAAGGCAAAGCAGGAAAAAGCTGTTGCAGACGAAGATTTTGAGGCAGCATTAAAACATAAGAATACAATTGCTGAGTTGGAAAAGAAAATTGCTGGGGCAGATGAAGCAACAAAAGTTGTTGCAACTGCTAATGATGTGGCAGAGTCTGTTGAACGTTTGACAGGTATTCCAGTCGCACAAATGGGTGCTTCTGATATTGAACGTTTGAAGACAATTGGTGATCGCCTGGCTGGTAAAGTTATCGGACAAGAAGACGCAGTCAATATGGTTGCACGTGCTATTCGTCGTAATCGTGCGGGATTTGACGAAGGCAATCGACCAATTGGTAGTTTCTTATTTGTTGGTCCAACAGGTGTTGGAAAGACAGAGTTAGCTAAGCAACTAGCGTTAGATATGTTTGGTAGTAAAGATAACATTGTACGATTAGATATGTCAGAGTATTCAGACTTGACAGCAGTTTCAAAGTTAATTGGTACTACTGCTGGTTATGTTGGGTATGATGATAATAGCAACACGTTGACAGAAAAAGTTCGTCGTAATCCTTATTCCATTGTCTTACTTGATGAAATTGAAAAGGCAAATCCGCAAATCTTAACATTATTACTACAAGTAATGGATGATGGTCGGCTCACTGATGGTCAAGGTAATGTTGTTAACTTCAAAAATACAGTGATTATTGCAACTTCAAATGCCGGCTTTTCAGATAAAAGTGATGGGGAGCTTATGTCGCGTTTGGCACCATACTTCCGTCCGGAATTCTTAAACCGTTTTAACGGCGTGATTGAATTTTCAACTTTGAGTAAAGATGATCTTAAGCAAATTGTTGATTTAATGCTAGCTGATGTGAATCAGACATTAGCTAAGAAAGAGTTAACTTTGCAGGTTTCTGACGATGTCAAGAATCATTTAATTGAAGATGGTTATGACGAAGCGATGGGTGCACGACCACTCCGTCGGGTGATTGAACAACAAATTCGTGATCAAGTCACTGACTTTTATCTTGATAATCCTGGCGAGAAAAAACTTAGTGCAGATTTAGTTGATGGTCAAGTTGTCATTTCGGCTATTATTCAAAAATAA
- the treR gene encoding trehalose operon repressor: MNKYQIIHDELLKKINDGKYPEDAKLPSDFALMNRYHVARETSRKAVAMLVDEGYVMRIKGRGTFVINQNRYSFPISHVESYRELAARLNLNERTQLDAISDKDVPLVFDYGEQVPLPATEIVRIRYLDNEPVIIDRDYVLKDVVPEIKSLSASLSLFELFEQKLGLVISYAKKTITIETANTLDRQLMSLTEPMSIVVIRSETFLNDGRIISFTESRHRGDRFKSVEFSRRH, from the coding sequence ATGAATAAATATCAGATCATCCATGATGAATTGCTAAAAAAAATTAATGATGGGAAATATCCGGAAGATGCAAAATTACCCAGTGATTTTGCCCTAATGAATCGCTATCATGTTGCTCGCGAGACGTCGCGAAAGGCTGTTGCGATGTTAGTTGATGAAGGATATGTCATGCGAATTAAGGGACGTGGGACATTTGTTATTAATCAAAATCGTTATTCGTTTCCGATTTCGCATGTTGAAAGTTATCGTGAATTAGCGGCACGTCTAAATCTCAATGAGCGAACACAACTGGATGCTATTTCAGACAAAGATGTCCCATTAGTTTTTGATTATGGTGAGCAAGTCCCCTTACCGGCAACAGAAATCGTACGTATTCGATATTTGGATAATGAACCTGTTATCATTGACCGGGATTATGTTTTAAAAGATGTGGTCCCAGAAATTAAAAGTTTGTCGGCGTCACTATCATTATTTGAATTATTTGAGCAAAAGTTAGGCTTAGTAATTAGTTATGCAAAAAAGACAATTACAATTGAAACCGCCAATACATTAGACAGGCAGTTAATGTCATTGACGGAACCAATGTCAATTGTCGTGATTCGTTCAGAAACCTTTCTTAATGATGGCAGAATTATCTCATTTACTGAATCCCGTCATCGTGGTGATCGCTTCAAGAGCGTTGAATTTTCTAGACGCCATTGA
- a CDS encoding glucose PTS transporter subunit IIA — translation MTNTKILAPLAGKLIPLIEVDDPIFSKKTMGEGFGLIPAGHDIVAPVSGEVIALQGHAFGVHTSDGLDILTHIGLETVSLDGKPFSWTIKKGDHVNAGDEVGSVGLAQITAANLSTTTMVVVTNTAERVDSLKVIDYKTVTAGEVVADVAIKQEITETAKMSRSVKGSGNQYEGLAADIIAGVGGAQNVDKVIHCITRLRFYLKDHNIADNQAIESLDGIAGVNYADSLGQYQVVIGPAVTDVYDEVITQLGDSVVDSDATDQAVAETKGSNGSKNPIVHAFQAIIGTITGSMMPIIGLLAAGGMLNGFLSLVSNQASFSAIYFIDPSSSTFTILQSMAMAPFYFLPILVGFSAAQQLKSDPFVVAVIGAFLVKPEFINLTNAHVVNNAIVQPGKIMGTLFGVSLNSSFFGLPINIPSYAYSIFPIIFAAWLARPVGNWLKKKLPLVLRSIFQPLLTLVVVASVVLILVGPAITLTSQGISTVINWLLHLNYPLSGLIIGGLYQALVIFGLHWMVVPLIANEIAQTGHSTLNAIVNFTMIAQGAGALAVWAKTKIPSLKGLAGAGFLSAMAGITEPAMYGINLKYGRVFWMANIGGAVGGFIAGLFNLNMYGFTGSLIGFPSFAVPKGQVGAGNNMLIFWIASAATIIVSFAMVYFFGFKDSDASEIKTVEKKNAFKDAVGK, via the coding sequence ATGACAAATACAAAAATTTTGGCGCCGCTTGCCGGCAAACTCATCCCATTAATAGAAGTCGATGATCCAATTTTTAGCAAGAAGACGATGGGTGAGGGATTTGGGCTGATACCAGCAGGTCATGATATTGTTGCACCAGTAAGTGGTGAAGTTATTGCCCTACAAGGACATGCGTTTGGTGTGCATACTTCAGATGGCCTAGATATATTGACACACATTGGTCTTGAAACCGTCAGTCTTGATGGCAAACCATTTTCATGGACGATTAAAAAGGGTGATCATGTAAATGCTGGTGATGAAGTTGGATCTGTTGGTTTAGCCCAAATTACGGCAGCTAATCTATCTACAACAACGATGGTGGTCGTGACGAACACAGCTGAGCGGGTAGATAGTTTGAAAGTTATTGACTATAAAACGGTGACAGCTGGTGAAGTGGTTGCTGATGTAGCTATTAAACAAGAAATAACAGAGACAGCTAAAATGAGTCGTTCAGTAAAAGGATCTGGTAATCAGTATGAAGGACTGGCAGCTGACATTATTGCTGGTGTTGGTGGTGCACAAAATGTGGATAAAGTGATTCACTGTATTACGCGATTGCGTTTTTATTTGAAAGATCACAACATTGCTGATAATCAGGCCATTGAAAGTTTAGATGGTATAGCAGGTGTGAATTACGCTGATTCATTAGGACAGTATCAAGTTGTCATTGGTCCAGCGGTTACCGATGTCTATGATGAAGTGATTACACAATTAGGCGATAGTGTAGTTGACAGTGATGCAACAGATCAAGCAGTGGCTGAAACAAAAGGCAGTAATGGTTCTAAAAATCCAATTGTGCACGCATTTCAGGCGATAATTGGCACTATTACTGGTTCAATGATGCCAATCATTGGGCTACTTGCTGCTGGTGGTATGTTAAATGGTTTCTTGAGTTTAGTGTCGAATCAAGCATCATTTTCGGCTATCTATTTTATTGATCCATCCTCAAGTACGTTTACGATCCTACAATCTATGGCGATGGCACCGTTTTATTTTCTACCAATTCTAGTTGGCTTTTCAGCTGCCCAACAACTGAAAAGTGATCCATTTGTTGTTGCAGTTATTGGTGCATTTCTTGTTAAACCAGAATTTATCAACTTAACAAATGCGCATGTTGTCAATAATGCGATTGTTCAACCTGGTAAAATTATGGGTACGTTATTTGGTGTTAGTTTGAATTCGAGTTTTTTCGGATTGCCAATTAACATTCCGAGTTATGCCTATTCAATTTTCCCAATTATATTTGCTGCATGGCTAGCACGACCAGTTGGAAACTGGCTTAAAAAGAAGTTACCATTGGTATTACGTTCAATTTTCCAGCCATTATTAACATTAGTTGTTGTGGCTTCTGTGGTACTAATTCTTGTTGGTCCCGCAATCACGTTAACATCGCAAGGCATTTCTACAGTAATTAACTGGTTACTACATTTGAACTATCCATTGTCTGGTTTAATTATTGGTGGCTTGTATCAGGCACTTGTTATATTTGGATTACATTGGATGGTGGTACCGTTGATTGCCAATGAAATTGCACAAACAGGACATTCGACATTGAATGCCATTGTGAACTTTACAATGATTGCTCAAGGTGCTGGTGCACTGGCTGTGTGGGCAAAAACGAAAATTCCTTCCCTTAAAGGACTTGCCGGTGCTGGCTTCCTGTCAGCAATGGCTGGCATTACCGAACCTGCTATGTATGGTATTAATTTAAAGTATGGTCGTGTATTCTGGATGGCCAATATTGGTGGTGCCGTTGGTGGCTTTATTGCAGGATTGTTTAACTTAAATATGTATGGTTTCACCGGTTCGTTAATTGGTTTCCCATCGTTTGCTGTACCAAAAGGTCAGGTGGGCGCTGGTAATAATATGTTGATTTTCTGGATTGCTTCGGCCGCAACAATTATTGTTTCGTTTGCAATGGTTTACTTCTTCGGATTTAAAGATTCTGACGCAAGTGAAATAAAAACAGTTGAGAAGAAAAACGCCTTTAAAGATGCTGTTGGTAAGTAA
- a CDS encoding glycosyl hydrolase family 65 protein, with protein sequence MAENTWSLTYDDIVDGVKNYGRESLLSLGNGFLGWRGALVTNTYDDDFYPGLYVAGVFNQTSTPVAGRDVINEDLVNLPNVQLMTVSIAGQPLVINNDTMTNLTRRLDFKTGELIDRYRVLVDDNREHFVDIETIKIVDPINWHCLALKFKVTPSYDVDLTVEAKIDGSVENKNVARYRDFDSKEFVIQSITDTTMTTCTRTTHVTVALASQSSGENVQSKTTQITGDSIIDQYAAHGRTGQAVVITRVMALASDLETKTDPTVFVQNAVDQTTFSEIQQNSHDYWDELWQTKDVQITGDDAMQKLIRMGIFHLNQMGNHHANPNLDVSVGSRGLTGEGYRGHIFWDELFALPYYSANEPTVARSILKYRTNRLSVAEKNALSENETGAMYPWQSGMYGDEQSQLIHLNTVDNTWIPDNSRLQRHVSLAIAYNMWVYQKMTGKLDHLNDNGLEMLMQIARFWINKAQSTGDRFIIAGVMGPNEFHEEIPGAHKGGLLNNAYTNIMLVWLLNYLHELSQNPAINFSQVAKQVGYTDVEQEKAEMIRHLLKLSINSDGIVEQYEGFFQLKQLDFPAYQAKYGDIHRIDRLLKSEGKAPDDYQVIKQADFLMLIYNLGAAHTHELITQLGYQLPDDWLAKNTAYYLKRTTHGSTTSRPVFAGIYVELARHGNTTLEAQAYDFLTDAIGSDYYDIQGGTTAEGVHMGVMGETLAVIQNDYAGVDMLHDMFVLNPRLPKQWSKLCFTQFYQGVQLDIEITTKEVKITSNRDISIMVVDQIVALIAQKERKVVYNG encoded by the coding sequence ATGGCAGAAAATACTTGGTCATTAACTTATGATGATATTGTAGATGGTGTGAAAAATTATGGTCGTGAAAGCTTACTAAGCCTTGGAAATGGTTTTCTTGGTTGGCGTGGGGCACTTGTTACAAATACTTATGATGATGATTTTTATCCCGGATTATACGTAGCAGGTGTTTTTAATCAAACATCAACACCGGTTGCCGGACGCGATGTCATTAATGAAGATTTAGTTAATTTACCGAATGTTCAACTGATGACTGTGTCAATTGCTGGACAACCCTTAGTGATTAATAATGATACGATGACCAACTTGACACGACGACTTGATTTTAAAACAGGGGAATTAATTGATCGTTATCGTGTTTTGGTAGATGATAACCGAGAACATTTTGTTGATATTGAAACTATCAAAATTGTTGATCCTATAAATTGGCATTGTTTAGCTTTAAAATTCAAAGTCACACCTAGTTATGATGTTGATTTGACGGTTGAGGCCAAAATTGATGGTAGCGTTGAAAATAAAAACGTTGCGCGTTACCGAGATTTTGATTCGAAAGAATTTGTGATTCAATCAATAACTGACACAACGATGACAACTTGTACACGAACAACTCATGTGACAGTGGCTTTGGCATCGCAATCAAGTGGCGAAAATGTGCAATCAAAAACAACTCAAATAACAGGTGACAGTATCATTGATCAATATGCTGCTCATGGGCGTACTGGGCAAGCAGTGGTTATCACGCGCGTGATGGCGCTAGCAAGTGATTTGGAAACGAAAACAGATCCTACAGTGTTCGTTCAAAATGCAGTTGATCAAACAACATTTTCAGAAATTCAACAAAACAGTCATGATTATTGGGATGAATTATGGCAGACAAAAGATGTTCAAATTACTGGCGATGATGCCATGCAAAAATTAATCAGAATGGGTATCTTTCATTTAAACCAAATGGGAAATCATCATGCCAATCCGAATTTAGACGTGTCTGTTGGTTCTCGTGGATTAACTGGTGAAGGTTATCGTGGTCATATTTTCTGGGATGAACTATTTGCTTTACCCTATTATTCAGCAAATGAACCGACTGTGGCACGATCAATTTTGAAATATCGTACGAACCGTTTGTCAGTGGCTGAAAAAAATGCCCTGTCTGAAAATGAAACTGGTGCGATGTATCCTTGGCAATCAGGCATGTATGGGGATGAGCAAAGCCAGTTGATTCATTTAAATACAGTTGATAATACTTGGATTCCCGATAATTCTCGTCTGCAACGGCATGTGTCTTTGGCGATAGCCTACAACATGTGGGTGTACCAGAAAATGACAGGCAAATTAGATCATCTGAATGATAATGGGTTAGAAATGCTCATGCAAATTGCCCGTTTTTGGATTAACAAGGCACAATCCACAGGTGATAGATTTATTATTGCTGGTGTGATGGGACCAAATGAGTTTCACGAAGAAATTCCTGGAGCGCATAAGGGTGGCCTACTTAATAATGCCTATACAAATATTATGCTAGTGTGGTTATTGAACTATTTGCATGAATTATCACAAAATCCGGCTATCAATTTTAGTCAAGTGGCAAAACAGGTTGGCTATACTGATGTCGAACAAGAAAAAGCAGAAATGATCCGACATCTCTTGAAGTTATCAATTAATAGTGATGGCATTGTTGAACAATATGAAGGATTTTTCCAGTTGAAACAGTTAGATTTTCCTGCTTATCAAGCTAAATACGGTGATATCCATCGTATTGATCGACTTTTAAAATCTGAAGGAAAAGCACCAGACGATTACCAAGTTATTAAACAAGCTGATTTCTTGATGTTAATTTATAATCTGGGTGCTGCGCATACACATGAGTTAATTACGCAATTAGGTTATCAATTACCAGATGATTGGTTAGCTAAAAATACAGCCTATTATTTAAAACGAACAACACATGGTTCAACAACATCACGACCTGTATTTGCGGGTATTTATGTTGAACTTGCACGACATGGTAATACAACGCTTGAAGCACAAGCTTATGATTTTTTAACTGATGCAATTGGTTCAGATTATTATGATATACAAGGTGGTACAACAGCTGAGGGAGTCCACATGGGCGTGATGGGTGAAACATTAGCTGTCATTCAAAATGACTATGCAGGTGTGGACATGCTACATGATATGTTTGTATTAAATCCACGTTTGCCAAAACAATGGTCGAAATTATGTTTCACGCAATTTTATCAAGGCGTGCAATTAGACATTGAGATAACAACTAAAGAGGTAAAAATTACCAGCAATCGCGATATCAGTATTATGGTAGTTGATCAAATAGTTGCGCTTATTGCACAGAAAGAGAGAAAGGTAGTTTACAATGGTTGA
- the pgmB gene encoding beta-phosphoglucomutase translates to MVEFSDIKGFTFDLDGVITDTAKFHEQAWHDLALQIGVNWSDELGNQLKGISRMDSLNMILSAAGQQDKYSDEEKEAFTIQKNTHYVELIQGITPKDILPGMTAFLSEIKSGGYVASIASASKNAPKILEKLGIIDDFVGIVDPATLSHGKPDPEIFTKAGDILKLKPSQIIGLEDASAGVEAITAAGQTALGIGLAAKSASPKLWVASTADISLANIAAGMQNSN, encoded by the coding sequence ATGGTTGAATTTTCAGACATTAAGGGTTTTACTTTTGATTTAGATGGTGTCATTACTGACACGGCTAAGTTCCATGAGCAGGCATGGCATGATTTAGCTCTGCAAATAGGTGTTAATTGGTCTGATGAATTAGGAAATCAATTAAAAGGTATTAGCCGCATGGATTCTTTAAATATGATCTTGTCAGCTGCAGGACAGCAAGACAAGTATAGTGATGAAGAAAAAGAAGCTTTTACGATACAAAAAAATACCCACTATGTTGAACTCATTCAAGGTATTACACCAAAAGATATTTTACCAGGCATGACTGCATTTTTATCAGAAATTAAGTCTGGTGGCTACGTTGCTAGTATTGCAAGTGCTTCTAAAAATGCGCCTAAAATTCTTGAAAAATTGGGGATTATTGATGATTTTGTTGGAATCGTTGACCCAGCAACATTATCACATGGTAAACCTGATCCTGAAATATTTACTAAAGCCGGCGACATTTTAAAATTAAAGCCAAGTCAAATTATAGGGTTGGAGGATGCTAGTGCGGGGGTAGAAGCCATTACAGCTGCTGGTCAGACAGCATTAGGTATAGGTTTAGCGGCTAAATCTGCATCACCAAAATTATGGGTAGCTAGTACAGCAGACATTTCTTTGGCAAATATTGCTGCTGGCATGCAAAATTCAAATTAA
- a CDS encoding AEC family transporter, translating to MDFFNALERTFTNASIVSAITSTVFIILIGYAMRKREVFTDMFAKTLTKVVLSVALPALAFTSFMQPIDPKTLSQSTNVLIWGIVMYVVLIFVMNPFFAMYKTQGDRQMTLKVLSIFGSTTFFGLPIVGAVWGAKGILYGSIFNIGYRIFLYSYAYIKMSGLKMETANIKKMFLNPIVIATFAGLILWLVQGFMPTITVTDLTGKMQNVAFYRIDLTALWLMKPLTYLSGLASPLAWLAIGSTLGSISFTKAFSDKTSWYYTFIKIVVVPIINIILLMILSMTHILPVDQTALSVIVIMMATPPATVAVSYAISFDREALLASNTSLLATLGAVVMTPIWIVVLNIIAHIGLFN from the coding sequence ATGGACTTTTTCAATGCATTGGAGAGGACGTTCACTAATGCTAGTATTGTGAGCGCCATCACATCTACAGTATTTATCATTTTAATTGGCTATGCTATGCGGAAGCGAGAAGTCTTTACAGATATGTTTGCTAAAACGTTGACGAAAGTTGTATTAAGCGTTGCATTACCTGCATTGGCGTTTACATCCTTCATGCAACCAATTGATCCTAAAACGCTGAGTCAAAGTACTAATGTTTTAATCTGGGGAATTGTTATGTATGTTGTGTTAATTTTTGTAATGAACCCATTTTTTGCAATGTACAAGACACAGGGTGATAGACAAATGACTCTAAAAGTATTATCTATTTTTGGATCAACAACTTTTTTCGGATTGCCTATCGTTGGCGCTGTATGGGGAGCTAAAGGAATTCTATATGGTTCAATATTTAACATTGGATATCGTATTTTTCTTTATTCATATGCTTATATTAAGATGTCCGGACTAAAAATGGAGACAGCAAATATTAAAAAAATGTTTCTTAATCCTATAGTGATCGCAACCTTTGCTGGTCTTATATTGTGGTTAGTGCAAGGTTTTATGCCAACTATTACGGTAACTGATTTAACTGGTAAAATGCAAAATGTTGCTTTTTATAGAATTGATTTAACAGCATTGTGGTTAATGAAGCCGTTAACTTATCTATCTGGTTTGGCTTCACCATTAGCTTGGCTGGCAATCGGATCAACATTAGGATCAATTTCATTTACAAAGGCTTTTTCAGATAAGACATCTTGGTATTACACATTTATTAAAATTGTTGTGGTGCCTATCATTAATATTATTTTACTTATGATTCTATCAATGACGCACATTTTGCCAGTTGATCAAACAGCGCTGTCCGTTATTGTGATTATGATGGCAACACCACCAGCTACAGTCGCAGTTTCTTATGCCATTAGTTTTGATCGAGAAGCATTACTTGCATCAAACACATCTTTGTTGGCAACCTTGGGCGCTGTTGTAATGACACCAATTTGGATTGTTGTGCTGAATATTATTGCGCATATTGGATTGTTTAATTAG